The proteins below come from a single Rosa rugosa chromosome 2, drRosRugo1.1, whole genome shotgun sequence genomic window:
- the LOC133731067 gene encoding uncharacterized protein LOC133731067, whose product MVESACLQHHTSTTRTNRKPDWSQLPTDIYEVILSKLPLRSILRWKAVCHSCYNVTKDILETSTSFTWLAEAPWLLLYQDIDHDDLEDVDDDAGHDEGSLFEKIIEEEEGLSIDREDTLLRRKKKPFVFYNLEGIKFSKSKNSIPEELHHGAFLGSSQGWLLFLNKKLEFVLVNPLLSGTSQLSLPPLSDFPDIINITYDLDGPIITGTIRERHSYPAIRIFTSLEDFWKRFRTKVVVCPQPTCSSTSSSRSRNNIFGVMIMYCIVNNPRLAGEYNLAFCKTNGDLTWTKLDEHRGGYTDIMWNHNQLYALRSNRSTVTVWDFTNSIFPIYKTDIEADAGAIQRTVHHESYRTYIIKTVEGLLLVWRTWRTNSPDRFHAFKLDYSDGSCRWIEVESIGNIALILDSNESILISPHNAPGWDKNSIYFVRKLPNNARGYGLYVFSLHKKGSKKVKKKLHTNLPYGVTTPVFLG is encoded by the exons ATGGTGGAGTCTGCCTGCCTTCAACATCATACATCCACCACAAGAACAAATAGAAAACCTGATTGGTCTCAACTTCCTACCGACATTTATGAAGTGATTTTATCAAAATTACCCTTGAGAAGCATACTGCGCTGGAAAGCAGTTTGTCATTCATGCTATAATGTGACCAAAGATATCTTAGAGACATCCACGTCATTCACTTGGTTAGCTGAAGCCCCCTGGCTTCTTCTTTACCAAGATATTGATCATGACGATTTGGAGGACGTTGACGATGATGCTGGTCATGATGAAGGGTCCCTTTTTGAGAAAATTATCGAGGAAGAAGAGGGCCTTAGCATTGATAGGGAAGATACCCTCttaaggaggaagaagaagcccTTTGTTTTTTATAATCTTGAAGGCATAAAGTTTTCCAAGTCGAAGAACAGCATACCTGAGGAGTTACACCATGGTGCTTTCCTCGGATCTTCTCAAGGTTGGCTGCTTTTCTTGAACAAGAAGCTAGAGTTTGTGCTCGTGAATCCCTTGTTATCTGGGACGTCTCAACTTTCACTCCCGCCGCTCTCTGATTTTCCAGATATAATTAACATAACATATGATCTTGATGGCCCCATAATCACAGGCACCATACGTGAAAGACATTCATATCCTGCAATAAGGATTTTCACATCCTTGGAGGATTTTTGGAAAAGGTTCAGGACCAAAGTTGTAGTGTGTCCGCAGCCGACTTGCAGCAGCACCAGCAGCAGCAGGAGCAGGAACAACATTTTTGGGGTCATGATCATGTACTGTATCGTCAATAATCCACGGCTTGCAGGAGAATACAATCTTGCATTCTGCAAGACTAATGGAGATCTTACATGGACAAAACTTGATGAGCACAGAGGAGGTTATACAGATATTATGTGGAATCATAATCAGTTGTATGCCTTACGCAGCAATCGTAGTACTGTTACAGTGTGGGATTTTACGAATTCCATATTTCCCATTTATAAGACTGATATTGAAGCTGATGCAGGTGCAATCCAAAGAACTGTCCATCATGAATCATACCGAACTTACATAATCAAGACAGTGGAAG GTCTGCTCCTGGTTTGGAGGACTTGGAGGACTAACAGCCCCGATAGATTCCATGCGTTTAAGCTGGACTATTCTGATGGGAGCTGCAGATGGATAGAGGTCGAATCAATTGGGAATATTGCattgattttggattcgaaCGAATCTATATTAATCTCACCCCATAATGCTCCAGGATGGGATAAGAATTCCATCTACTTCGTGCGTAAGTTACCCAACAATGCACGTGGTTATGGCttatatgtttttagtttgcACAAGAAAGGAtccaaaaaggttaagaaaaaACTCCACACTAATTTGCCATATGGTGTTACAACCCCAGTTTTTTTGGGTTGA
- the LOC133728552 gene encoding F-box/FBD/LRR-repeat protein At1g13570-like translates to MRKRKKNNDIGNNLVDRISVLPDEILASILSLLPLKEAQATSVLSRRWRHMWASTVTLNFDSAPTMWSFVHGSISSKPYNLKSKVEGEISRFVPWINSVVKQHNVPCIELFRVRSPLNQEFAGSIDKWIQFAMEKGVQTLELDFSVFGCVPPMYTFPHDLIKHLCDGHIPIQGPCACIGLNSLKVLNFHCVNIAGEVLEYYLSNCPVLERLLVRDSPSLSNLRVVGSSVALKYLLIEYCRNIKSIEICDTNLVSFIYDGDCRNLLLRNVPLLVEVSVSMPSCKDCIEVAFTQLSCRLSQLKILKLNHLGRYKRDRVPQYKKDLLFPVLASLKHLELCLYTEDDCILLQLTSFLKATPNLEGLALVLNPAFPWIREIKYKAAKCSHQHLQVVQLVAYDVVHGSSAYHLEVVKYLIKSAVELKKILITPNADDEEKKDRVKKDIEEEVKKQKARNHSRNQLIEGVPLTIAFVEYNYETKSKFACLY, encoded by the exons atgaggaagagaaagaaaaacaatgatATTGGAAATAACTTGGTGGACAGAATTAGTGTGTTGCCTGATGAAATTTTAGCAAGTATACTCTCTCTATTGCCCCTGAAGGAAGCACAAGCTACTAGTGTTCTTTCTAGGCGATGGCGCCATATGTGGGCGTCTACTGTTACTCTTAACTTTGATAGTGCCCCAACCATGTGGAGTTTCGTACACGGCTCTATATCTTCCAAGCCCTACAACCTCAAATCGAAAGTAGAAGGCGAAATCAGTAGGTTCGTCCCTTGGATTAATAGTGTGGTGAAACAGCATAATGTCCCGTGCATTGAACTGTTCAGGGTTCGTTCTCCTCTAAATCAAGAATTCGCAGGTTCCATTGATAAATGGATCCAATTTGCAATGGAAAAGGGTGTTCAAACACTGGAGTTGGACTTTTCAGTCTTTGGATGTGTTCCTCCAATGTATACTTTCCCCCATGATCTTATCAAGCACTTGTGTGATGGTCATATTCCAATTCAAGGCCCTTGTGCATGCATTGGTTTGAATTCCCTCAAAGTTCTTAATTTCCATTGTGTTAATATCGCTGGAGAAGTTCTTGAGTACTACTTGTCTAATTGTCCAGTTCTTGAACGACTATTAGTGCGTGATTCTCCATCTTTGAGTAATCTAAGAGTTGTTGGTTCATCAGTTGCATTGAAGTATCTACTCATAGAATACTGTAGAAACATCAAAAGCATTGAGATTTGTGACACAAACCTCGTTTCATTTATATATGATGGAGATTGTAGAAATTTGCTTCTTAGAAATGTACCGCTGCTTGTTGAGGTATCAGTTAGTATGCCTTCCTGTAAGGACTGCATAGAGGTTGCCTTCACTCAACTCTCATGCCGTCTTTCTCAGTTAAAGATTTTGAAACTGAATCACCTTGGG AGATACAAGAGAGATCGTGTTCCTCAATACAAGAAAGATCTTTTGTTTCCTGTACTAGCAAGTCTCAAACATTTGGAATTATGTCTCTACACAGAAGATGATTGTATTCTTCTTCAATTAACTTCCTTCCTTAAAGCCACTCCTAACTTGGAGGGTCTTGCGCTTGTG TTGAATCCAGCATTTCCTTGGATaagagaaattaaatataaaGCTGCCAAATGCTCCCATCAACATCTCCAGGTAGTGCAACTAGTAGCATATGATGTAGTACATGGTTCTAGCGCATATCATCTCGAAGTTGTAAAGTACCTGATCAAGAGTGCTGTTGAACTTAAGAAAATCTTAATTACTCCTAATGCTGACGATGAGGAAAAGAAGGACAGAGTGAAGAAGGATATCGAAGAAGAGGTGAAGAAACAGAAGGCAAGAAATCATTCTAGAAACCAGCTTATAGAAGGAGTTCCTTTAACCATAGCTTTTGTTGAATATAATTATGAGACGAAGTCCAAATTTGCGTGCCTGTATTAG
- the LOC133731066 gene encoding uncharacterized mitochondrial protein AtMg00810-like: MNEEIQALQNNKTWSIVPLPPNKQPIGCKWVYKVKYKPDGTVERYKARRDIVKLPELIMGENQHVCKLHKSLYGLKQASRQWFLKLSSALQAGGFTQSWSDYSMFIRKFQDKVTVLLVYVDDVIIAGNNLQDIEATKQFLAGRFKLRDMGTLHYFFGIEVARSRQGIVLSQRKYALEVLEDAGFLGAKPSKYPIDQNLVLTKDDGVLLQDASQYRRLVGRLIYLTITRPDLVYAVHILSQYMDKPRQPHLEAAYRVLRYVKHTPGQGILLPSHGHLELTAYCDADWARCKDTRRSTTGYCLFLGKAPVSWKSKKQGTVSRSSAEAEYRSMATTCCEITWILALLRDLHVNHKEAVQLFCDNKAAIHIASNPVFHERTKHIDIDCHVVREKVQRGLVKPIHVRTNEQTADLFTKPLGLKQLIALLGKLGVINIHTNLRGSIKERNQN, from the exons ATGAATGAAGAAATTCAGGCTTTGCAGAACAACAAAACATGGAGCATTGTTCCTTTACCTCCCAACAAACAACCCATTGGCTGCAAGtgggtttataaagtgaagtaCAAACCAGATGGCACCGTAGAGCGTTATAAGGCTCGCAGGGATATAGTCAAGTTGCCGGAGTTGATTATG GGGGAGAATCAGCATGTTTGCAAGCTCCATAAGTCGTTGTATGGCCTCAAGCAAGCTTCGAGGCAGTGGTTTTTAAAACTCTCAAGTGCATTGCAAGCTGGAGGCTTCACTCAATCCTGGTCAGACTATTCTATGTTCATTCGAAAGTTTCAAGACAAGGTCACAGTGTTACTTGTGTACGTAGATGATGTAATTATTGCAGGAAATAATTTGCAAGACATAGAAGCTACAAAGCAGTTTTTAGCAGGCCGTTTTAAACTCAGGGACATGGGAACCCTGCATTATTTCTTTGGGATTGAAGTGGCACGTTCAAGGCAAGGTATAGTGCTTTCACAGCGCAAATATGCACTGGAGGTGCTTGAAGATGCTGGATTCTTGGGTGCCAAACCATCCAAATACCCTATTGATCAGAACTTGGTCTTAACTAAAGATGATGGAGTTTTGTTACAAGATGCTTCCCAATATCGAAGACTTGTTGGTAGGCTCATTTACCTAACAATTACAAGGCCTGACTTGGTTTATGCCGTACACATTTTGAGTCAATATATGGACAAGCCTCGACAACCACATCTTGAAGCTGCCTATAGAGTTTTGAGGTATGTCAAGCACACACCAGGTCAGGGAATTTTACTACCTTCTCATGGACACCTAGAACTTACAGCATAttgtgatgctgattgggcaaGATGTAAAGACACTAGACGTTCTACAACTGGATATTGTTTATTCCTAGGGAAGGCACCAGTCTCTTGGAAGAGTAAGAAGCAAGGAACAGTTTCCAGATCGAGTGCAGAGGCAGAGTATAGATCGATGGCTACTACTTGTTGTGAGATCACTTGGATATTGGCATTATTGCGTGATTTACATGTTAATCACAAAGAAGCAGTTCAGCTATTTTGTGACAATAAAGCAGCAATCCATATTGCTTCAAACCCTGTTTTTCATGAGAGGACAAAACACATTGACATTGATTGTCATGTTGTGCGTGAGAAGGTTCAAAGAGGACTTGTGAAACCTATTCATGTTCGGACTAATGAGCAGACAGCAGACTTGTTCACAAAGCCTCTTGGTTTGAAGCAACTTATAGCTCTATTAGGCAAGTTGGGTGTTATCAACATAcacaccaacttgagggggagtattaagGAAAGGAATCAAAACTGA